One region of Diabrotica undecimpunctata isolate CICGRU chromosome 6, icDiaUnde3, whole genome shotgun sequence genomic DNA includes:
- the Rad1 gene encoding cell cycle checkpoint protein RAD1, translated as MLFSAEITDFRIVHNVLKSIAVKDYVIVRPMEEGLKLTLDEMKCIETSIYIPSSIFSSYLVDSKEDIIFKMSLKVFVDILNIFGDEGNPTFKLSYATVGAPLCIVMNEVEENITVDCEIRTMNVDDFTDVSLADECNINKMVIGANILAELLNRLNNSADDLKVTLTPDPPYFTLSTTGIAGESEVNISKNSEAVTLFQCQKTTTAVYSFSNIRYILKVMGYADKVAISTGESGLLGLQLVISSDDRQLYVEYYVTSQYLTE; from the exons ATGTTATTTTCAGCCGAAATTACAGATTTCCGCATAGTTCACAACGTACTAAAATCCATCGCGGTAAAAGAT tatGTCATAGTGCGTCCCATGGAGGAAGGACTAAAGCTGACCCTTGATGAGATGAAATGTATTGAAACATCAATTTacattccttcttcaatattcaGTTCCTACCTCGTAGATAGTAAAGAAGATatcatttttaaaatgagtttgaAGGTTTTCGTAGATATATTGAACATATTTGGAGATGAAGGAAACCCTACGTTTAAACTCTCGTACGCAACTGTTGGTGCACCGTTATGTATTGT AATGAATGAAGTGGAGGAAAACATTACTGTGGATTGTGAGATACGAACAATGAATGTTGATGATTTCACTGATGTTAGTTTAGCAGACGAatgtaatataaacaaaatggttaTAGGTGCAAATATTTTGGCAGAACTCTTAAATCGCTTAAACAATTCTGCAGATGATCTAAAAGTCACATTAACTCCTGATCCCCCATATTTTACATTAAGTACAACTGGAATTGCT GGTGAGTCAGAAGTCAATATATCAAAAAACTCTGAAGCTGTTACACTATTTCAATGCCAGAAAACCACCACAGCTGTTTACAGCTTTTCTAATATAAGATACATCTTAAAAGTTATGGGTTATGCTGACAAAGTGGCTATATCTACAGGGGAATCTGGACTACTGGGTTTACAACTTGTCATATCTTCAGATGATAGGCAATTGTATGTGGAGTACTATGTAACTTCACAATATTTAACAGAATAA